The Chloroflexus aggregans DSM 9485 genome segment AGCTGCGCAGCGAGCTGTACGAGAAGCGCGAGATGTTGTATACAGTCATCGATCATTTACCACTCGGCGTGTTTTGGAAGGATAAAGAATCGCGCTTTCTCGGCTGCAACCGACGTGTCCTGGAAGATTCGGGTCTGAGCAGCTTTAAAGACATTATCGGCAAGACCGACTTTGAATTGCCGTGGCGTCGACAAGCAACCTACTATCAGTACAGTGACCGCGTGGTGATGGCCTCTGGTCCGCAGACGAATATTGAAGAGACGCTCGTCCGCGGTGACGGGAGGCAAATTTGGATCCGCACAACAAAGCTGCCCTTGCGTCGTCAGGGTGAAGTGATCGGTGTGCTCAGTTTTTATGAAGATATTACCGAACAACGTCAGCAAAACGAATATCTGCGCACACTCCGGTTACTGGTGGAAAATGCTCCTGACGGGATCGGTATCGTTGATCCGGATTTGCGGCTGACCTACACCAACCAGGCTTTTATCGAGCTACTAGGCTATGAGCAATTGGTCGGTATAGGGTGGCCCGATCTAGTTCACCCTGATGATCGCGAACACCTTGTCCACATGGTGCGACGGGCGACAACTGGGGAAGCTGCGCACGGTACCTTGCGCTACCTGCGCCGCGATGGGTCGTTCTTAACGGTGCAAGTAGCGATTCCGGTGTTACGCGACCGTACCAACAAACTGATGGGTTTTGGTGTCATCAATCACGATCTGACGGAACAACTCGAGGCGATGGCCCGTTTGCAGGCGAGCGAACAGCAGCAGCGAGCGTTGTTGCAAGCTTTGCCCGATTTGATGTTTTTGCTCAGTCGCGACGGGGTGTTCTTGCAGTACAAAGCCGATGGTAGTGATGAACTAGCTGTGCGGCCAGAAGTCTTTCTCCATCGCCGTTTTGATGAAGTATTACCACCCGTACTCGCTGAGCTGACGCGGCACCATCTCGAGATCGTGAACCAAACCGGTCAGCCGCAGCGCTACGAATATCAATTGGAGATAGGTGGCGAGTTGCACGATTATGAAGCGCGTATGCATCCGAGCGGTGATAATGTGTTGGTACTGGTGCGTGATATAACCGAGCAGCGCCGCGCCGAACGTGAGCGACAGACGTTGATACTGCAAGAGCAGATCATTCAAGCTCAACTTGTGGTGCTGCGTGAGTTGAGCACACCGCTGCTCCCGATTGCCAATGGCGTGGTCGTGATGCCGCTGATCGGAACCATTGACTCATCACGTGCGCAACAGGTGATGGAGACTTTACTCGATGGAGTTAATCGGTATCAGGCAACGGTAGCCATCATTGATATTACCGGCGTGAAGGTCGTTGATACGCAAGTCGCCGGTGCTCTGATCCGCACTGCACAGGCGGCGTCCTTGTTAGGCGCACAGGTGGTGTTGAGTGGGATCAATCCTGAGATTGCGCAGACGTTAGTGCAGCTTAGTATTGATCTCGCCGGTATCGTAACCAAGGCAACGTTGCAAGATGGTATTGCGTATGCCTTGAGCCGACAACAGTTGCGCACTCGTCCTGTTCCGACGGCGCTGAAGATGGTACGATAGGGTCTGTCATACAACTGTGGTGTTATCGATAAACTAGGTGCATCTGCCAATATTATGCTATCTCGCCACAGTATACGCCGGTACCTGGTGGTCTACGGCGCAACCTCGAATTCGTGACGGCGTGTACCTTTTTCGCTTCGACCGTCATCACGGTCTCACACGCGGGGGCAACGCAGAGGCTGGGACTCTGTCGGTGTACCTCTTTCGCTTCGGCCGTCATCACACCCCAACAACGACTGCTAACCGATCCGCAGATAGTAAGTGGACTGCTTCGCGGCGCTACGCTCCGTTGGCTGAGCTGTAAACACGTTGTGCTGCTATCGGACAACCGCTTTGGGTTAGCGAAGTAGTGGTTGCCGGTACAAAAGATGTCGTCCGATAGGCGACGGTACGGTTGGTGTGGCGAGTGGTCACAGGAGGTAAAAACGGACGAATTCCTATTCTTACTTAAGGTTGCTTGAATATCGGTAGAGGCTCAATTGTTCGATCTTCATGAGCATTCACTGGTAGCGTGGACTGCCAGGCGCAATGTGATAGTACCAGATTTGCTCCAGCGTCGTTATCTGGTTCGTTATCTGTGGGTGTGGAGTGCCGGCTGTGCAACCGGCGAAGAGCCGTATTCGTTGGTGATTGCGCTGCGTGAAGCGTTGCCAACCGATCCGCCATGGCAGATCAACATCCTCGCTACCGATATTAATCGGCGCTTTCTCGAACGGGCACGTGAAGCGGTGTACGGGAATTGGTCGTTTCGCGAAACGCCGCCCGCTGTGCGGGATCGCTACTTCATTCCCGAAAACGGTCGTTGGCGTTTGCGTGATGAAGTGAAACATGATGTGATCTTCGCCCAACTGAATCTGGTCGAACCGACCTACCCTTCACCGCAGTTAGGAATTATTGCATTTGACCTAATTTTTTGTCGTAATGTTCTGATCTATTTCGATGATCGAACGATGCAACAGATCGTGCAACGGTTGTACGATGCCCTGACGCCCGGTGGTTGGCTCGTGGTCGGTCATGCCGAGACCCATATCGAACGGTTTCGCCAATTTGAAACGTATAACGCACCGGGTACCGTGTTGTACCGCAAGCCGTTGCAGGCGCCTCCCTTTGTGATGCCTTCCACCAATCTCCCCGCTCTACCTTTACCACCTCCCCCATCCCCACCGGTGCTCGCCGTGCAACCGCCAACACCAATGCCGGCACCGGCGCCAACATCAGCACCAACACCATCGCCGGAAGAACGTCTCCGCCAGGCGCGAGCGGCGGCAGATCACGGTGATTGGGACGCGGCCCAAGCCTACGTCCAACAGGTGTTGGAAATCAATCCGCTCTATGCACCGGCGTATTACCTCCTCGCCCAGATTGCCGAACATCATGGCCGTTTGGAAGAAGCTCTGGCCGATTATCGGCGTAGCCTCTATCTCGACTCGCATTTTGTCATGGGGCTGATCGGGATGGCAGGCGTAGCGATGCGCCTCAACCAAATGGACACTGTCCGTCGCTCGCTCAGACAAGCTCAGCAGTTGCTGGAGCAATGTGCGAACGATACCGTCGTTGATCCGTTGAGTGGTGGTACAGCCGGCGATCTACGCAGCTATATCGCGTTGCTGTGGCAGCAGGTCAACCGCTGAGTCGTTTACCATTGACGATATTGTGCAGGGTGTGGTAGTTTGAATATGTACTCCTATTCTTTCTGTGCATCCTACGGAGGCCGTATGCCCACTGTTACTGTTGGTGAACGCGCAATTACGGTTGAACCAGGGACCCGTTTGGTGTTGGCAATCGAGCAAGCCGGTATTGCGATTGGTCACCGCTGTGGTGGTTATGCCCGTTGCACAACATGCCGGGTGAAATTTGCCGAGGGCGAGCCAGACGTGATGACTGCGCCAGAGTATGCCAAGTTGAAAGAGCGTGGTCTCCTGGGCGAATATCGGCTAGCGTGCCAGATCGTGTGCGATCACGATATGGTGATTGCCGAGGTGCCGTTTACCCTTGGAAGCCAAGGCTGGACGGACACCGGTCCGGCTCCCGAACCTACGGTAACTCCCGATCCGGTGACGCATCCACGCGCCGAACTTGAATCGGCCTAGATGACAATGCTCCACCGGTAGGGAGAGGCTTTGTTTTTTTGCCAATCTGCTGCGCTCCATTCCCCACACCACAACGTGATAAACCGCTCCACAGTTACAAGTCCAGATCGTCGGTGGCAAGTCGTAAAGAAGTTGCCAGGCCGGTAAGCTAACCACCGGCCTGGCAATCATATAACATGGTTCTTTCCCATTCGTTTGTACTGTATCCACGTCTTGCCCGCCTCTTGCGCAGCTTCATCCTCTTGACAGGAAGTATCCTGCGCGCTACGATAAGTGCTGTGAAAAGCGGCACAATCTTTTGTCATAGCCGGTTTAGCCGGCAAGTTAATAGTTGTGGCTGGTGGATAGTACGTTTGCTCACTATCCTTGTCGCCCTTGAGCTAGGTGTACTCAGCCCGCTCAGTTGTGTGTTGCACTGTCTCATCCACGACTGGTTACGGCAAAGCGTAACCCAGAACTTCTTCTTCTGCGGTGTGTATCCTGATGATGAGAGTGTGCAACCGATGCCTGATACACCGGCACCACTGGCCGGAATCCAGCCGCGTGCAGTCTACGAGGCGTTGCCACCACTGCTGCTCGCGATCCTGTTCGTTGTGCCGTTGATAACCGTGTTGCCAGGCATTCGCT includes the following:
- a CDS encoding 2Fe-2S iron-sulfur cluster-binding protein, whose translation is MPTVTVGERAITVEPGTRLVLAIEQAGIAIGHRCGGYARCTTCRVKFAEGEPDVMTAPEYAKLKERGLLGEYRLACQIVCDHDMVIAEVPFTLGSQGWTDTGPAPEPTVTPDPVTHPRAELESA
- a CDS encoding PAS domain S-box protein encodes the protein MHLDPSSMSNNSLLSERLLATIERTSLLVTETDAQGVITFVNPAAQRFFGYTPAECIGKTVLELTHPADRDRLQQTIIECVRDGRHLAEIENRILHRDGSVFHFLWSVAIHYSDQGTIIGFTSIGQDISALHQLRSELYEKREMLYTVIDHLPLGVFWKDKESRFLGCNRRVLEDSGLSSFKDIIGKTDFELPWRRQATYYQYSDRVVMASGPQTNIEETLVRGDGRQIWIRTTKLPLRRQGEVIGVLSFYEDITEQRQQNEYLRTLRLLVENAPDGIGIVDPDLRLTYTNQAFIELLGYEQLVGIGWPDLVHPDDREHLVHMVRRATTGEAAHGTLRYLRRDGSFLTVQVAIPVLRDRTNKLMGFGVINHDLTEQLEAMARLQASEQQQRALLQALPDLMFLLSRDGVFLQYKADGSDELAVRPEVFLHRRFDEVLPPVLAELTRHHLEIVNQTGQPQRYEYQLEIGGELHDYEARMHPSGDNVLVLVRDITEQRRAERERQTLILQEQIIQAQLVVLRELSTPLLPIANGVVVMPLIGTIDSSRAQQVMETLLDGVNRYQATVAIIDITGVKVVDTQVAGALIRTAQAASLLGAQVVLSGINPEIAQTLVQLSIDLAGIVTKATLQDGIAYALSRQQLRTRPVPTALKMVR
- a CDS encoding CheR family methyltransferase → MIVPDLLQRRYLVRYLWVWSAGCATGEEPYSLVIALREALPTDPPWQINILATDINRRFLERAREAVYGNWSFRETPPAVRDRYFIPENGRWRLRDEVKHDVIFAQLNLVEPTYPSPQLGIIAFDLIFCRNVLIYFDDRTMQQIVQRLYDALTPGGWLVVGHAETHIERFRQFETYNAPGTVLYRKPLQAPPFVMPSTNLPALPLPPPPSPPVLAVQPPTPMPAPAPTSAPTPSPEERLRQARAAADHGDWDAAQAYVQQVLEINPLYAPAYYLLAQIAEHHGRLEEALADYRRSLYLDSHFVMGLIGMAGVAMRLNQMDTVRRSLRQAQQLLEQCANDTVVDPLSGGTAGDLRSYIALLWQQVNR